In Ananas comosus cultivar F153 linkage group 10, ASM154086v1, whole genome shotgun sequence, the following proteins share a genomic window:
- the LOC109716158 gene encoding myb-related protein 308-like isoform X1: MRRPSCDKQEKDKGVSSKPEDEKLAECIRVHGEGCWRSLPRAAGLLWCGKSCRIRWINYLRPDEKRRNFNEDEEDLIIKLHALLGNRWSLIAGRLPGRTDDEVKSYWNSHLKRKIITMGIGPSNHRLSTRPIHSSPRHGPPLNTVVSNNDRATHRERECIECDRISDAESCLEDIGACATPEINLDLTISMPSSNSSAVEEKQQVEENNEWEGFIEGGKVSNPTLLLFR; encoded by the exons ATGAGGAGACCTTCTTGTGATAAGCAAGAGAAGGACAAGGGAGTGTCGTCGAAGCCGGAGGATGAGAAGCTCGCGGAGTGTATCCGAGTTCATGGGGAAGGTTGCTGGAGATCACTCCCTAGAGCAGCAG GATTGCTTTGGTGCGGGAAAAGTTGTAGGATACGGTGGATAAATTACCTTCGCCCCGATGAGAAGAGGAGAAACTTCAATGAGGATGAAGAGGACCTCATTATCAAGCTCCATGCATTGCTCGGAAACCG TTGGTCGTTGATAGCCGGGCGGCTTCCAGGGCGAACGGACGATGAGGTGAAAAGCTACTGGAACTCTCACCTAAAGAGGAAGATCATAACCATGGGAATCGGCCCGAGCAACCACCGCCTCTCGACGCGCCCGATCCATTCCTCCCCCCGCCATGGACCACCACTCAACACGGTCGTTTCGAACAACGATCGCGCCACACACCGTGAACGCGAATGCATCGAGTGTGATCGCATTTCCGACGCCGAGAGTTGCCTCGAAGACATTGGTGCTTGCGCGACCCCGGAAATCAATCTTGATCTTACGATCTCCATGCCTTCTTCTAATAGCAGTGCAGTTGAGGAGAAGCAGCAGGTAGAGGAGAATAATGAGTGGGAGGGGTTCATAGAAGGTGGAAAAGTATCCAATCCAACTCTGCTTTTGTTTCGATAA
- the LOC109716158 gene encoding myb-related protein 308-like isoform X2 has translation MRRPSCDKQEKDKGVSSKPEDEKLAECIRVHGEGCWRSLPRAAVGLLWCGKSCRIRWINYLRPDEKRRNFNEDEEDLIIKLHALLGNRWSLIAGRLPGRTDDEVKSYWNSHLKRKIITMGIGPSNHRLSTRPIHSSPRHGPPLNTVVSNNDRATHRERECIECDRISDAESCLEDIGACATPEINLDLTISMPSSNSSAVEEKQQVEENNEWEGFIEGGKVSNPTLLLFR, from the exons ATGAGGAGACCTTCTTGTGATAAGCAAGAGAAGGACAAGGGAGTGTCGTCGAAGCCGGAGGATGAGAAGCTCGCGGAGTGTATCCGAGTTCATGGGGAAGGTTGCTGGAGATCACTCCCTAGAGCAGCAG TAGGATTGCTTTGGTGCGGGAAAAGTTGTAGGATACGGTGGATAAATTACCTTCGCCCCGATGAGAAGAGGAGAAACTTCAATGAGGATGAAGAGGACCTCATTATCAAGCTCCATGCATTGCTCGGAAACCG TTGGTCGTTGATAGCCGGGCGGCTTCCAGGGCGAACGGACGATGAGGTGAAAAGCTACTGGAACTCTCACCTAAAGAGGAAGATCATAACCATGGGAATCGGCCCGAGCAACCACCGCCTCTCGACGCGCCCGATCCATTCCTCCCCCCGCCATGGACCACCACTCAACACGGTCGTTTCGAACAACGATCGCGCCACACACCGTGAACGCGAATGCATCGAGTGTGATCGCATTTCCGACGCCGAGAGTTGCCTCGAAGACATTGGTGCTTGCGCGACCCCGGAAATCAATCTTGATCTTACGATCTCCATGCCTTCTTCTAATAGCAGTGCAGTTGAGGAGAAGCAGCAGGTAGAGGAGAATAATGAGTGGGAGGGGTTCATAGAAGGTGGAAAAGTATCCAATCCAACTCTGCTTTTGTTTCGATAA
- the LOC109715977 gene encoding uncharacterized protein LOC109715977, protein MAALHPSRPFRRPTLPSRPSSPSSATLRRFSCALAPSPTWPKRPYTTVLIVPTGVGAAVGGFAGDALPVARTVAAVADCLISHPNVLNAAMLYWPIPNALYVEGYALDRFAEGYWALQPVHQNKVGLVLDAGIEEELRVRHLQVADATRAALGLPVIEYIVTDTPLKVEKWIDPKCGKSTGRIGNSDSLLRAVDFLVNHSEVNAVAVVARFPDDDDTEDLENYRQGKGVDLLAGVEAIISHLIVKEFRIPCAHAPALLPLPMSPSLSPRSAAEEIGYTFLPCVLAGLSNAPQYVMRRQGSSANGCVVAGDVDSVILPANACGGDAAIAFARSANKNKPLIITVQENETVLDDTPEKLSINAVKVMNYWEAIGVIAAHKAGVDPKALRREGIANLRRKSQSCLANCKASTNISVHDKVCSYS, encoded by the exons ATGGCAGCTCTCCATCCCAGCCGTCCGTTCCGCCGACCGACGCTCCCCAGCCGTCCGTCGTCCCCGTCCTCGGCCACCCTCCGCCGCTTCTCTTGCGCCCTCGCTCCCTCTCCTACG TGGCCGAAGAGGCCGTACACGACGGTGCTGATCGTCCCCACCGGCGTGGGCGCCGCCGTCGGGGGGTTCGCCGGCGACGCGCTGCCGGTCGCCCgcaccgtcgccgccgtcgccgactGCCTCATCTCCCATCCCAac GTCTTGAATGCGGCAATGCTGTATTGGCCGATTCCAAATGCACTTTATGTAGAGGGATATGCTCTTGATAGATTTGCAGAAGGATACTGGGCTCTTCAACCTGTTCACCAAAACAAG GTAGGTTTGGTACTGGATGCTGGAATTGAAGAAGAACTTAGAGTTCGCCATTTACAGGTTGCAGATGCCACAAGAGCTGCACTTGGCCTTCCTGTCATTGAATATATCGTTACCGATACTCCTCTGAAG GTTGAGAAGTGGATTGACCCGAAATGTGGAAAATCAACTGGGAGGATTGGGAACTCTGATTCGTTATTAAGAGCTGTTGATTTTTTAGTGAATCATTCAGAAGTGAACGCTGTGGCAGTAGTGGCACGCTTTCCAGATGATGATGATACAGAGGACTTGGAAAATTATCGACAAGGGAAG GGGGTGGATTTGTTGGCTGGAGTCGAAGCAATTATAAGCCATCTTATTGTGAAAGAATTCAGAATACCCTGCGCCCATGCTCCTGCATTATTACCTCTTCCTATGAGTCCGTCGCTGTCCCCGAGATCTGCGGCTGAAGAG ATCGGATATACATTTCTTCCCTGCGTGCTCGCCGGGCTAAGCAACGCCCCGCAGTATGTGATGAGGAGGCAGGGATCCTCTGCGAATGGCTGCGTCGTGGCTGGTGATGTCGATAGCGTCATTCTTCCTGCCAATGCTTGTGGAGGAGACGCGGCTATTGCTTTTGCTCGAAGCGCAAATAAAAACAAG CCCCTGATAATAACTGTTCAAGAGAATGAAACGGTACTCGACGACACACCTGAAAAGCTCAGTATCAATGCG GTGAAGGTGATGAATTATTGGGAAGCAATTGGGGTTATCGCGGCTCACAAAGCAGGTGTGGACCCAAAAGCTCTCAGAAGAGAAGGGATTGCTAATCTCAGGCGCAAATCGCAATCGTGTTTAGCTAATTGTAAGGCATCTACTAATATCTCTGTGCATGATAAGGTTTGTTCATACTCTTGA
- the LOC109716200 gene encoding multicopper oxidase LPR1-like yields the protein MGTRTLQAATLLLLSTAVSLVFSQTTVAPVTQQTLQKVAGSLQMYVDPLPQMPKIYGYNLRNGSPVPVNLTIGMYQKMWKFHRDLPATSVFVYGTSLTAATFPGPTITARHGVPLYVTWENHLPQSHILSWDPTIPTAIPKSGGVPTVVHLHGSVHSPQSDGSPFAWFTADFKETGPKWSQTTYTYPNVQPPGNLWYHDHALGLTRANLLAGLLGAYVIEKPSVDDPMNLPCNDDDLHLIIADRSFNVDGSLYMNATGNVPSIHPQWQPEYFGEAVTVNGKAWPFLSVRRRRYRFRILNASNARYFNLSLSNNLPLYVVGSDSSYLSAPVTTPTIILAPAELADVVIDFSLSPTGEAELLNSAPYPYPNGTAAGPLNGKVMKFIVQPKSNMDPPDNSTVPEKEVDYATVTTPDPTTTMTRYIVMYEYQTASGEPTHLYINGLRLEDPVTETPKSGSTELWHVINLTGDNHPLHIHLGMFQAIKVQELLDLQKFTACMRVANDAVKCNVTEHAAGTTLAVPEYEKTWKNVVKIEPGFVTSVVAAFKLVDTNQTYPFDATAEPGYVYHCHILDHEDNAMIRPLKILP from the exons ATGGGGACAAGAACACTACAAGCAGCAACATTACTACTTCTCTCAACAGCAGTTTCCCTTGTGTTCTCTCAAACTACAGTGGCACCTGTGACTCAACAAACTCTTCAAAAAGTGGCTGGGTCACTCCAAATGTATGTGGATCCACTCCCACAAATGCCCAAAATTTATGGCTACAACTTGCGAAATGGTTCCCCGGTCCCTGTCAACCTCACCATTGGCATGTATCAGAAGATGTGG AAATTTCATCGCGACCTTCCTGCGACATCGGTTTTCGTCTATGGAACTTCCCTGACGGCCGCTACTTTTCCTGGCCCCACCATTACCGCCCGCCACGGCGTTCCCCTCTATGTCACCTGGGAGAACCACCTTCCCCAGTCCCACATCCTCTCATGGGACCCCACGATCCCCACTGCCATTCCCAAGTCCGGCGGTGTCCCTACCGTCGTCCACCTTCACGGCAGTGTCCACTCTCCGCAGTCGGACGGCAGCCCTTTCGCTTGGTTTACTGCTGATTTCAAAGAGACTGGCCCCAAGTGGTCCCAAACCACGTATACGTACCCTAACGTTCAGCCGCCCGGCAATCTCTG GTACCATGATCATGCTCTTGGCCTCACTCGCGCTAACCTCCTCGCCGGACTCCTCGGTGCCTATGTCATTGAGAAACCGTCCGTCGACGATCCTATGAATCTCCCGTGCAACGACGATGACCTTCACCTCATCATTGCCGATCGCAGCTTCAACGTCGATGGCTCCCTCTACATGAACGCCACCGGCAACGTCCCCTCGATCCACCCCCAGTGGCAACCCGAGTACTTCGGCGAGGCCGTCACCGTCAACGGCAAGGCCTGGCCCTTTCTCTCTGTCCGTCGCCGACGCTACCGCTTCCGCATCCTCAATGCCAGCAACGCGCGCTACTTCAACCTTTCACTCTCCAACAACCTCCCGCTCTACGTCGTCGGCTCGGACTCCTCCTATCTTTCTGCCCCCGTCACGACGCCCACAATCATTTTAGCCCCCGCCGAGCTAGCCGATGTTGTGATCGACTTCTCCTTATCGCCCACCGGAGAGGCGGAGCTCCTGAATAGCGCACCGTATCCGTACCCCAACGGCACCGCGGCGGGCCCCTTGAACGGCAAGGTCATGAAGTTTATCGTACAACCGAAGTCGAACATGGACCCGCCGGACAATTCGACCGTCCCAGAGAAGGAAGTGGACTACGCAACAGTGACCACACCGGACCCAACAACAACAATGACTAG GTACATTGTGATGTACGAGTACCAGACCGCGTCCGGCGAGCCGACACACTTATACATCAATGGCCTACGACTGGAGGACCCCGTGACGGAGACGCCAAAATCCGGTAGCACGGAACTGTGGCACGTGATAAACCTAACGGGGGATAACCATCCGCTACACATACACCTGGGGATGTTTCAGGCGATCAAAGTGCAGGAGCTACTGGACCTGCAGAAGTTCACTGCTTGTATGAGGGTGGCGAACGACGCCGTCAAGTGCAACGTTACGGAGCACGCGGCGGGGACGACGTTGGCGGTGCCGGAGTATGAGAAGACGTGGAAGAACGTGGTGAAGATCGAGCCTGGGTTCGTGACGAGCGTGGTGGCGGCGTTCAAGCTGGTGGATACAAACCAGACCTATCCCTTCGATGCCACGGCCGAGCCGGGATACGTCTACCATTGTCAC ATATTGGATCACGAAGACAATGCTATGATCCGGCCATTGAAGATCCTTCCTTGA